The following proteins are encoded in a genomic region of Drosophila willistoni isolate 14030-0811.24 chromosome 3R, UCI_dwil_1.1, whole genome shotgun sequence:
- the LOC6651482 gene encoding nose resistant to fluoxetine protein 6 yields the protein MPSVSIFNALLLCFVALVSLGSSKAGLGEKQKDVSPRDFQATLKLRPLVVEFFDFYQNLTLTGLTSVETTDEQDNECLEDIHIVLQGLSSDSQWALQMIDSWGSLPSGVLVGNRRDLGNYEECLSIDHSVNSSYSLQGKYCFAKISSISVNTAVCFPASCTANQVDTMIRSLVEKLLNLVIDEDEVVVNEATCQTAEQEPLDGVTIFTIILLSILTTTCVLSTLYDYNLCEDQKQLPALVKVFSVRANSRALFHIVDSKSNPNVINCLNGMRCLSLMWVILLHEYLVGFRVPNVNRNQAYSWLGTPFSKIITNGVYAVDTFLFVSGLLVVANGLRAIEKSKGKINVLMMYLHRYLRLTPVVAVAILIYMKILPLLGGGPIFSSALPDDYSVCEKTWYWTLLYLQNYATDTLCLTHTWYLAVDMQLYLFGPLFLIILYKWGNKGAAGIFVLMLLLASCLFSKMVIYNLSMNIPEAQRSLYHYTNSRTSPYIVGALFGYFLHINRGRTFKLNRIAVFFGWILSLSLIFTCLFANYESATMTIIEEAFYLTLIRIAWPLGLSWIVFACLKGYGGMATGFLSSPLWQPLSKLSYSGYIFHMFMMSLQAGVTRTNTFFGNYQIMCRFWADFGFTMLMAYVVYVLVEAPFGVLESLLLPTRRPISKDNPNAVLQSKTGVSPMAAEAVKSGTNKPEQTDTENPALSPDTAEISST from the exons ATGCCGAGTGTAAGCATATTTAACGCGCTGCTGTTGTGTTTCGTGGCGCTAGTATCGCTAGGATCAAGTAAAGCTGGATTGGGAGAGAAACAGAAAGATGTCAGTCCAAGAGACTTTCAAGCGACTCTGAAACTACGACCTTTGGTTGTCGAGTTTTTCGATTTCTATCAGAACTTGACGTTGACGGGTCTTACTTCCGTTGAGACCACAGATGAACAGGATAATGAGTGTTTGGAGGACATCCACATTGTATTACAGGGTTTGAGCTCGGACAGCCAATGGGCTTTGCAAA TGATAGACTCCTGGGGTTCGTTGCCATCCGGCGTACTCGTTGGTAACCGCAGGGACTTAGGAAACTACGAAGAATGCCTGAGCATCGACCACAGTGTCAATAGTAGTTATAGTTTGCAAGGCAAATACTGTTTTGCCAAAATAAGCTCGATCAGTGTAAATACCGCTGTCTGCTTTCCCGCCTCCTGCACGGCTAACCAGGTGGACACGATGATACGTAGTCTAGTTGAGAAGCTGCTCAATCTAGTGATCGATGAAGATGAGGTAGTTGTCAATGAAGCTACTTGTCAAACAGCTGAGCAAGAACCTCTCGATGGTGTGACTATTTTCACGAT AATCCTCTTATCGATCCTGACCACCACCTGTGTTCTCTCAACTCTGTATGACTACAACCTTTGTGAGGATCAAA AACAACTTCCTGCTTTGGTGAAGGTTTTCTCGGTTCGTGCCAACTCTCGGGCCCTCTTCCACATTGTGGATAGCAAATCTAATCCCAATGTAATCAATTGCCTCAACGGCATGCGTTGCCTATCGCTAATGTGGGTCATCTTGTTGCATGAATACTTAGTGGGCTTCCGTGTGCCAAACGTCAACAGGAATCAAGCCTATTCC TGGCTTGGAACACCTTTTAGTAAGATTATTACCAATGGGGTCTATGCCGTCGATACTTTCCTATTTGTTAGCGGCCTTTTGGTGGTGGCAAATGGACTGCGTGCCATAGAAAA GTCAAAGGGCAAGATCAATGTGCTCATGATGTATCTGCATCGATACCTACGACTCACTCCCGTCGTGGCTGTGGCCATTCTCATCTACATGAAAATACTCCCCCTTCTGGGGGGTGGACCAATCTTTTCGAGCGCCTTACCCGACGACTACAGTGTCTGCGAGAAGACTTGGTATTGGACCTTGTTGTATTTGCAAAATTACGCCACTGATACGTTG TGTCTCACCCATACTTGGTATCTGGCCGTGGACATGCAGTTGTACCTTTTTGGACCTCTTTTTCTCATTATCCTCTACAAGTGGGGAAATAAAGGGGCAGCAGGAATCTTTGTACTCATGCTCCTCTTGGCCTCTTGCCTTTTTAGCAAAATGGTCATATACAATTTGTCCAT GAATATCCCAGAGGCACAACGGAGTCTTTATCACTATACCAATTCAAGAACGTCTCCATACATAGTTGGAGCCCTTTTTGGCTACTTTCTTCATATTAACCGTGGCAGGACCTTCAAGTTGAATCGCATCGCTGTCTTCTTCGGATGGATTCTCAGCTTGTCCCTGATCTTCACTTGTCTATTTGCCAATTATGAATCTGCAACGATGACCATTATCGAAGAGGCTTTCTATTTAACTCTGATTCGCATTGCCTGGCCGCTTGGTCTAAGTTGGATAGTTTTCGCATGTTTGAAGGGCTATGGTGGCATGGCCACTGGGTTCCTCTCGTCTCCACTGTGGCAACCTTTGTCTAAGCTCTCCTACAGTGGTTACATCTTCCACATGTTCATGATGTCCCTTCAAGCTGGCGTCACTCGAACAAATACCTTTTTCGGCAACTACCAAATC ATGTGCCGATTTTGGGCTGATTTTGGCTTCACGATGCTGATGGCCTATGTCGTATATGTTCTAGTTGAGGCTCCTTTCGGGGTTCTGGAAAGCCTTTTGCTGCCCACTCGAAGGCCTATTTCAAAAGATAACCCTAATGCTGTTCTTCAGAGTAAGACAGGTGTGTCCCCTATGGCTGCTGAGGCTGTTAAGTCGGGTACAAATAAGCCTGAACAAACTGATACAGAAAACCCAGCATTGTCTCCAGATACAGCTGAGATTTCCAGTACATAG